From Paenibacillus sp. PL2-23:
CCGATTGCAGAGGTTACGCCGGAATAAATATCGGACAGCGTCGCTACCGTTACGCGAGCAGCGAACGTGGAAGCGTTCAGCTCGTGGTCCGCGTGCAGCACCAGCGCTTGGTCCAGCGCTTTCACCGCGACATCGGCAGGCTCTTTGCCCGTCAGCATATACAAGAAATTGTAGGCGATGGATACGCCTTTCTTCGGAGCTACCGGCTCTTTGCCTTCACGGATACGCGCGAAAGCAGCGATAACCGTTGGCAGCTGCGCTTGCAGCTTAATCGCTTTCAGCTGATTCGCTTCAGCAGTCATCTCGTTAGCCGACTCGTCGTACAAAGCCAGGCTGGATACTGCCGTACGGAGAGCCGCCATGGAATTTGTGCCTTTTGGATACAGCTTGATGCCGTCAAGCACTTGCTGCGGAACCTCAGCGTACTGATCCAGCTGCTTCTGAAGCCCGTCCAGCTCGGAACGATTAGGTAGCTTGCCGTACCACAGCAGATATGCAACTTCTTCGAAGGAAGCGTGCTCTGCAAGATCGTCAATGTTAATGCCGCGGTATGTCAAGACACCGTCGATGATAGAGCTGATGGAAGACGTAGCCGCAACAATTCCTTCCAGACCTTTAGTTGCTGTCATCGTTCTCTCTCCTTTATACTCGAAATAGTTCATGGATTGCTAATGGAAACGTTTTTGTAGCACTGTCTTTAATCATAAATGATTTTCCCAATGAAGCCAACAAATTCGGACATAAAAATGCTTTATCGGCATCATTGATTATTTGAATCGCTTATGTACGGCAAGCCTTATTCCCCCCTGAGAAATCGGCTAGCCCGACAGCTAATTATTCCACGCATATTGAGCGATTATACTTCGATTCAGAGCCATGATTATGGTAAAATGACGGGAAGACTACCGGCATCCACGGATCGCCGCACGGAGGTAACACATGACTGGACAACGCATAGGCATTATTGACATAGGCTCTAACTCCGTCAGGCTCGTCGTGTACGAAAGAACCGAGAACGGAGCCCATCGCGTAGTCGATGCCAGCAAGCGCTCCGCCAGGCTAAGCGGTCAAATTGACGACAGCGGCGCGCTTGCTGAGGGCGCCTTGGCGGAGCTCATAGACACATTGCGGCATTTCATGCGCATCTGCTCTCACCACGGTATTGTGCAGATCCGCGCGGTCGCGACGGCGGCCATCCGCAATGCGACGAACCGCGATGACATCCTGCAGCGGATCAAGGGAGACACCGGGCTTGTCATCGAGCTGCTATCCGGCACAGAAGAAGCCTCCTTCGGCTTCCTCGGCATGATTAACTCGCTGAACGTCACGGAAGGCTTCCTGATCGATATCGGCGGCGGCAGCACGGAGCTGTCCCTCTTCCGCGATCGCGAGCTCATACATTCCGTTTCGTTCCCGTTCGGCTGCGTCAGCCTGAACAAGAAATTTGATTCCCGAGAGCAGCTGTCGGACGACGCTCTGCGAGCAATTGAGAACATCGTGGCGGAAGCCGTTCGCTCCCATGCCTGGATCCGGGAAGCGCCAGGCCTGCCGCTAGTGGGAGTGGGCGGAACGGTCCGGGCGCTGGGCAAGGTGCATCAAGGCGTGCACCAGTATCCGTTCGCTCAGGCCCATAATTATGAAATCACGGAGGCCAGCGTCGACGAGCTGTTCCAGACGCTTCGCAGGCAGCCGCTGGACCGCAGACGCAAGACGCCGGGCTTGTCCAAGGACCGAGCGGACGTCATCGTCCCCGGCATCGCCGTTCTCCGCGCCATATACCGCACCGTACGAGCGAGCCATTATCTCGTATGCGGCGCAGGCCTGAGGGATGGGCTGTTCCATGCTACGCGGTTTCCGAACCGGCCGAAGCTGGACGATCCGCTTGCCTTCAGCCTCAAAAACATTGGCGCCTTGCATACGGAAGCGCCCCGCCAGCACGTCATGCAGGTGAACCGGCTCGCTCTGGAAATATTCGACGATCTGCAGCCCGTTCATCGGTTCGATGAACGCGCGAGAACGCTCCTGGACTGCGCCTCGCAGCTGCACCGTATTGGGGCCTCGATCGAATATTACGATTATGCCCGGCATACCTTCTATCTGATCCTCCACTCCCATTTGAACGGGCTGACGCATAAGGAGATCATATTGACGGCGTGCATCGCGTCCTTCAAGAGCAAAAGCAAGGTGAAAAATCAGCTTGCCGAATTCCGCACTCTTGTCAGCGACAACGATATCGAGCTGATCTGCAAGCTTGGACTGCTTCTGCAGCTGGCGGCGTCTCTGGACCGGAGCGAGACGCAGGCCATTGGCCAGCTGACCGTCCGCACCACCGAAACGCAGATGCTGATTCGTCCGCTTCAAACAAGAGGCTCCCTGGCGGTAGAGCGCAGGGAGCTCGAAGAAATTGCGCCCGATTTCAAGAAGCAGTGGGAGCTTGAGCCTGTGCTGCTATAGCTGCTTCCAACGGGGCACACATATCGTTAGGCATGGCCTTTCCACAGCTGGATCTTCTTCGCCTCGAACTGGCTGCGGAAGGGCGTTTCACTGCGGCTCGCAACCCGCTCATACAAGCCGCTGGGCTTCAGCTCGCGAGCCTTCACGTCATCCTCCAGATTCAGACGAAGCATATTGATCAGGATCATGCGCAGCCCCGGATCGAAGACCGGACACATCAGCTCAATCCGCTTCATCAGATTGCGCGTCATCCAGTCCGCGCTGGACAGATATACCTCTTCGTCTCCTCCGTTATAGAAGTACATCACTCTCGCATGCTCCAGATATCGGTCGACTATGCTGTAGACCTTAATATTCTCGCTGCGTCCCGGCACGCCCGGTCTCAGGCAGCAGACGCCTCTGACGATCAGATCAATCTTGACGCCCGACTGGGAAGCCTCATACAGCTTGTCGATCATGTCCTGATTGGACAATGAATTCATCTTCGCGATGATATGGGCCGTCCTGCCGGCAAGCGCATTCTCTCGTTCGCGATCGATCAATCGGAACAGCTTCTCCCGAAGGTCGGTCGGCGCCACGCCGAACGCTTTCCATTCATAGGGAGATGAATAGCCCGTCACCTCGTTAAATAATGCCGAGGCGTCGCCGCCGATAACGGGATGCGACGTGAACAAGCCGATATCCGTATACAACGTTGCCGTGTTGTCGTTGTAATTGCCTGTGCCCACATGAACGTACCGGCGCAGAGTGCCTTGCTCTCTTCTGACAACAAGCAATATCTTCGCGTGCGTCTTCAGACCAACCAGACCATAGACGACATGACAGCCCGCCTTCTCCAGCTGTCTCGCCCAGGCGATGTTACGCTCCTCGTCGAATCGAGCCTTCAGCTCTACAACAACCGTCACCTGCTTGCCGGCCTCCGCCGCCTTCGCAAGCGCCTGAACAAGCGCGGATTGACCGCTTACCCGGTACAGCGTCATTTTGATAGCGAGCACATCGGGATCGTAGGCGGCCTGCAGCACAAAGTCATTCACCGCATCAAAGGACTCATAAGGATGATACATCAGAACGTCTCTTTGCCTAATAACCTCGAACATGTCGTCACTGTCGTCGAATTCTCTCGGATATACCGGCTCCATCTTCTCATAGCGCAAATTGTCGTAGCCTGGCAGACTCCCGACAAACCGCATCAGAAAGCTGAGATCCAGAGGCCCGTCGATCTCGAACAAGTTGTCCTCAATTTCGAGCTCCTCGCGAAGCGTCTCCAGCGCAAAGGGATGCATCCCCTTGGCTACCTCCAGCCGGACCGGAATGCCCCATCTCCGTCTGCGAAGCTCTTTCTCGATCTCCTCCAGCAAATCCTCCGCGCCTTCTTCATTCAGCGTCAAGTCTGCGTTGCGGGTCAATCGGAAGGGATTAACCGCGAACGGTGTATAGCCATTAAATAATGTATCAATAAATTGCTCAATCACATCTTCCAGCAGCACAAACTCCTGCTTCTTGCTGTTTATTCGTCCCTGCACGGGCACGAACCGGGATAAAATCGAAGGGACCTGCACAATGGCGAACAGCGGCTCCTCTTCCTCAATAGCCTCATCGCGCTTCAGCAGCACCGCAAGGTACAGCTCCTTCGTATGGACGAGCGGGAATGGACGGCTCTGGTCCACCGCCATTGGCGTCAGCACCGGAAACACAATTTCGTGAAAATAATCCGAAATCGCCTTCTTCTGAGTGAGGTTCAGCTCTTCAACGGTACGAATGCAGATGCCTTCCTTGGCGAGGCATCTCACTACATCACGGTAGGAGCGGTACTGCTCGAACACCATGCCAGTCGCTCTTTTGATCAAACGTTTCCATAATCCCGCAGGCGTATAGCCGGTAAAATCCGTTTTGGTCAGGCCTGCCCGCATCTGATCCTGAATGCCCGCTACGCGAACGCTCATAAATTCATCCATGTTGCTTGATACGATGGACAAAAACTTTGCCCGTTCAAGCAGCGGATTCCGAGCATCCTGCGCTTCCTCAAGCACTCTGCGATTGAATTCAATCCAGCTTAAATCTCGATTCACATAAGGGGACAAGTACTTGGTCATTGGGGGTGCTCCTCCTACAGGGTAACGGGTCGTCCTTATTATGACAGCTTACTATTATTGCCATATTAACGAAATGTAAACACTGAGTAAATTTGTCTAAAATCGGCGAATGGTGAAGCTGCCATTTCTTATCCGTTTCTCAAGCCACTGTAACACCATATGTCGAAAAAAAGGGCGTGTGATGGGCAGCAGCAGCAGCAGGCCCAATATATCGCTGAAAAAACCCGGGGTCAGCAGCAGCAGGCCCCCCGCAAATACGATAACGCCGTCAATGATCGCTCTTCCAGGCATTTGGCCCGATTGAAGCTGAAGCTGCGCCTCCCGCCAAACTTTCCGGCCTTCGGCCCGGGCGAAATATGCGCCAAGCGCGCCCATCGCCACAATAATAAAAAACGTATTCCAGCCTCCAAGCCAATCTCCGATCTGGAGAATGCTCCACAGCTCAACGACAGGCACAATCAGAAACGCTGCCAGTAACCACTTATACATCCTATTCCTCCCTCCTCGTTCCACATGTCTGGAATTCCAAAGCGCCCGTCATCCCTCTCCGCATAGCACGGCATACAGCTCCGGCATGACCTTGTTCAGCCTGGCCGGCTG
This genomic window contains:
- the citZ gene encoding citrate synthase, which codes for MTATKGLEGIVAATSSISSIIDGVLTYRGINIDDLAEHASFEEVAYLLWYGKLPNRSELDGLQKQLDQYAEVPQQVLDGIKLYPKGTNSMAALRTAVSSLALYDESANEMTAEANQLKAIKLQAQLPTVIAAFARIREGKEPVAPKKGVSIAYNFLYMLTGKEPADVAVKALDQALVLHADHELNASTFAARVTVATLSDIYSGVTSAIGALKGPLHGGANEAVMVMLEEIGSSANVESYISNALANKVKIMGFGHRVYKNGDPRAKHLQKMSRELGKLTGNMELYEMSVKIEELVTGQKGLKPNVDFYSASVYTALEIPRDLFTPIFAISRVSGWSAHILEQYQDNRLIRPRADYVGPANAKYIPIEQR
- a CDS encoding Ppx/GppA phosphatase family protein gives rise to the protein MTGQRIGIIDIGSNSVRLVVYERTENGAHRVVDASKRSARLSGQIDDSGALAEGALAELIDTLRHFMRICSHHGIVQIRAVATAAIRNATNRDDILQRIKGDTGLVIELLSGTEEASFGFLGMINSLNVTEGFLIDIGGGSTELSLFRDRELIHSVSFPFGCVSLNKKFDSREQLSDDALRAIENIVAEAVRSHAWIREAPGLPLVGVGGTVRALGKVHQGVHQYPFAQAHNYEITEASVDELFQTLRRQPLDRRRKTPGLSKDRADVIVPGIAVLRAIYRTVRASHYLVCGAGLRDGLFHATRFPNRPKLDDPLAFSLKNIGALHTEAPRQHVMQVNRLALEIFDDLQPVHRFDERARTLLDCASQLHRIGASIEYYDYARHTFYLILHSHLNGLTHKEIILTACIASFKSKSKVKNQLAEFRTLVSDNDIELICKLGLLLQLAASLDRSETQAIGQLTVRTTETQMLIRPLQTRGSLAVERRELEEIAPDFKKQWELEPVLL
- the ppk1 gene encoding polyphosphate kinase 1, translated to MTKYLSPYVNRDLSWIEFNRRVLEEAQDARNPLLERAKFLSIVSSNMDEFMSVRVAGIQDQMRAGLTKTDFTGYTPAGLWKRLIKRATGMVFEQYRSYRDVVRCLAKEGICIRTVEELNLTQKKAISDYFHEIVFPVLTPMAVDQSRPFPLVHTKELYLAVLLKRDEAIEEEEPLFAIVQVPSILSRFVPVQGRINSKKQEFVLLEDVIEQFIDTLFNGYTPFAVNPFRLTRNADLTLNEEGAEDLLEEIEKELRRRRWGIPVRLEVAKGMHPFALETLREELEIEDNLFEIDGPLDLSFLMRFVGSLPGYDNLRYEKMEPVYPREFDDSDDMFEVIRQRDVLMYHPYESFDAVNDFVLQAAYDPDVLAIKMTLYRVSGQSALVQALAKAAEAGKQVTVVVELKARFDEERNIAWARQLEKAGCHVVYGLVGLKTHAKILLVVRREQGTLRRYVHVGTGNYNDNTATLYTDIGLFTSHPVIGGDASALFNEVTGYSSPYEWKAFGVAPTDLREKLFRLIDRERENALAGRTAHIIAKMNSLSNQDMIDKLYEASQSGVKIDLIVRGVCCLRPGVPGRSENIKVYSIVDRYLEHARVMYFYNGGDEEVYLSSADWMTRNLMKRIELMCPVFDPGLRMILINMLRLNLEDDVKARELKPSGLYERVASRSETPFRSQFEAKKIQLWKGHA
- a CDS encoding FxsA family protein, with protein sequence MYKWLLAAFLIVPVVELWSILQIGDWLGGWNTFFIIVAMGALGAYFARAEGRKVWREAQLQLQSGQMPGRAIIDGVIVFAGGLLLLTPGFFSDILGLLLLLPITRPFFRHMVLQWLEKRIRNGSFTIRRF